In Nocardioides luti, the DNA window GCGGTGCGTCAGCTCGCGTCCCCCCGAGCTCGCGAGCACGACGTCGAGGCCGGCGGCGCGGAGGCCCGCCAGCAGCTCGACGGCACCGTCGGTGGGCACGATCTCGTGGAAGCGCTCGTCGAGGTGCCGGGCGTGCTGGTCGCGGACCGTGTCACCGACGGCGGCCTCGACGGCGTCGCTGGTGAGGTGGGCGACCAGCCGGTCGCCGCCCATGCCGATCCCGCGGTGGATGCGGTGCGCGGGCACGTCCACGCCGACGTCGCGGAAGGCCGCCTTCCAGGCCAGCGTGTGGACGTAGACCGAGTCGACGAGGGTGCCGTCGAGGTCGAGGACCACGGTGTCGACGTGGGAGCTCATGTCTGCCTCCGGGGTGGGGGTGCCTGGTCGGACCCGATCCCCGTCCCGTGCCCCTCGGCGTGCCCGCCCAATCCACCCTCCAGGGTGTGTCCCGCCGCCGGGATGCCGAGGTGCAATGGCGGTACGCCGTCGTGGCCCCCGGGGTGCGGGCTCGTGACTTACGCAGTCCGTTCGGGAGGACCCGTCCGCCGCGCATCGTGGGCCATGACGGCGCCCATGCCTCGCTCCACCTAGAATCTGCCCATGCCCGACACGCACGGACGGATCCGCATCGCGGTCCTCAACGACTACGAGATCGTGGTCCGCGGGGTAGCCGCTGCGCTCGACCCGTTCGCGGACCGGATCCACGTGGTGGAGCTCGACAGCCAGATGCCCGTGGTGAGCGACGTCGACATCGTCCTCTACGACACCTTCGGCCAGGTCCAGGGCGACGCGGTCGAGGTGGAGAAGCTGCGCTCCGGGGACGCGAAGCTCGTCGTCTTCTCCTGGAACGTCGCCCCCGAGCTGGTCGAGAAGGCCCTGGCCCGCGGGGCCGCGGGCTACCTCTCCAAGGGTCTCGACGCCGAGGACCTCGCGACCTCCATCGAGCGGGTCTGCCGGGGCGAGGTCGTGGTGCCCGAGGGCGCCACCGCCGCGGACCCGGAGGCCTTCGGCCGCTGGCCCGGCGACGAGCACGGTCTGTCGGCACGCGAGGCCGAGATGATCGCGTTGATCGTGCAGGGCCTGCGCAACCAGGACATCGCCGAGCGCAGCTACCTCTCGATCAACTCCGTGAAGACCTACATCCGCACGGCCTACCGCAAGATCGGCGTGAACACCCGCGCCCAGGCCGTGGTCTGGGGCATGGGCCACGGCTTCGAGCCCGACCGGAGCCGGCAGCTCGAGCCGTGACCCGGCCCGTCGGCCTCAGGCCGACGCGTCCCCAGCACCCCGGGCCACCAGCGCCGCGAACTCGCGGTTGAACGCCGGCAGGTCGTCGGGGTTGCGGCTCGTGACGAGGTTGCCGTCCACGACGACCTCGCGGTCGACCCAGGAGCCGCCCGCGTTGCGGATGTCGGTCTGCAGGCTCGGCCACGACGTCAGCTCGCGGCCCTTCACGGCGTCCGCCTCCACCAGGGTCCAGATCGCGTGGCAGATCGCGGCGACGGGCTTGCCCGACTCCACGAAGGCCCGCACGAAGTCGACGGCGGGCGCGCTGGTGCGCAGGACGTCGGGGTTGGCGACGCCGCCGGGCAGCACGAGGCCGTCGTACTCCTCCACCGTGACGTCGTCGACGACCCGGTCCACCTCGAACGTGTCGCCCTTGTCGAGGTGGTCGAAGGCCTGCACGCGGCCGGTCTCGGTGCTGATCAGCACGGGCGTGCCGCCGGCCTCCTCGACCGCCTGCCACGGCTCGGTGAGCTCGATCTGCTCGATCCCCTCGGTCGCCACCAGGAACGCGATCGTCCTGCCCTGCATGCCGTTGTCGCTCATCGTGCACTCCTCTCGTCGGTGTCCTCGCTGCGTACCCGTCCGCCTCCCGCTACAGCACCGCCCGTTGGGGTGTGCCCGCCCCGGGGACGGGTACCGGACTGCATGACCACCCGCACCGACGACGCCGTCCCCGCCCGCGAGACCCTGCCGTTCGGCCCGCTCGAGATCGCCTTCGACAGCCGCCTCCTGCGGCCCCGGGCGTGGACCGCCGCGCAGTCGTCCTGGGTCGCGGAGCTGCTGCCGGGCGCGCCCGCGGGTCCGGTGCTCGAGCTGTGCTCGGGGGCCGGGCACATCGGGCTGCTCGCCGTGCTCGACGCCGACCGGGACCTCGTCTGCGTGGACGTGAACCCCGCCGCCGCCGAACGCACCCGGGAGAACGCGCTGGCCGCCGGACTCGGCGACCGCGTCGAGACCCGCTGCGCCCCGATCGCCTCCGCCCTGCACGAGGACGAGCGCTTCGCGGCGGTCGTCGCTGACCCGCCGTGGGTGCCGGCGGCCGAGACCGGCCGCTTCCCCGAGGACCCGCTGCTCGCCATCGACGGCGGGGTGGACGGGCTCACCGTCGCGCGCGAGTGCGTGGCCGCGATCGGTCGCCACCTGCTGACGGGCGGCTCGGCGGTCCTCCAGCTCGGCACCACCGCGCAGGTGGCGCAGCTCGAGCACCTCGTGGCGGCGTACGACGGGCTGGGCGTGGTCGAGGTCCGCACCTTCGAGCGCGGCGTGCTGGCCCGGCTCACGCGCTAGCCGCCGGGTCTGCGTCAGCGGGGGCGGAGGTTCTCCGGGAGCAGCTTGTGGCTGCCGTCGCACCACGGCTTCGTGGAGGAGCGGTGGCAGCGGCAGACCGCGGAGACCGGCCGGGTGGTGGCGTGCCGAACGCCGTCGGCGTCCTCGATGACGTGGTCGCCGCGCAGCAGCATCGGCCCGCCGGGACAGAGCACGACGTCCGGGTGACCGGTCGGCCCGCTCACGCGACGGCCGCCCGGTGCTCGACCTGCCAGCGCGCCAGCAGGGTGTCGGCGAGCCGGTCCTCGAGGTCGAGGCAGGTGTAGGCGCCGAAGAAGACGTCGGGCAGCAGCGCCGGGTCGTCGGCGACGAGCGAGCCGCAGATCGTCCGGACGGCCAGCTGCTCGTGCACGGCGTCGGCCTCCACGTGCTCGCGGTAGTAGCCGGACATCTCGGCCGGGAACCCGAGCCGGTCGAGTCCCTGGACGAGCCGGGCCGACGGTCCGGAGCTGGTGACCTCGAAGGCCGCCAGGTGGCCGAGCGCCGCCCCGCGGAGCCGGCGCTGCAGCCCGAACATCGTCATCGCGTTGTTCTGCTCGAGGATCTCGTACGGCGCCTCGTCGGCGTACGCGCCGTACGCCGCCTCCAGACCGCTGGCCGCGAGACCGCGCGCGAAGAGCCCGGCGTGGTGCCGGGACGGGTCGCCGGCGCCGTACTCGTCGAACATCAGCTCCATCAGCGCGGCCTGGGTCGACCCGGGCAGCCGCGGCAGCACCCACGCGGTCGGGTCGGACTCCTTGAGGTGGTAGATCGAGCGCAGCCGCAGGAGCTCGCGCACCTGGTCGGCGTCGGCGTCGCGCTGCACGAAGCGGGCCAGCGACGGCCCGTCGTGGTCGGCGACGAAGCCGAAGAACCCGTCCGCGAGGTCGGCGTCGCCGGAGCCGCCCGCGTCCTCGCCGGGCAGCCCGTCGCCGGCGTGGGCCGCGGCGAAGCGACGGCGCAGCTCGGCCTCGAGGTCCCGCTCGAGGTCGGCGCGGACGGCCAGCAGCTCGGGCGACCACTCGAGGGCGTCGTCGACGTCCTCGAAGCCGCGGTAGTGCAGCTCGTGCAGGACCCACAGGGTCAGGGCGGCGTCCTCGCGGTCCGAGGCGGTGGGGCGCCCCAGCGACCCCGGGGCGGCGGCGCCGGTCAGGACCTCCAGCACCGCGCCGCTCAGGGCGCCACGCGCGGCGGGGGTCAGCATCCCCGGGTCCAGCCTGTCGACGTCATCCTCCAGTTGTACCCGCCACCGCCGCGGCCCACCCCGCCCGATGGGGTGTGGCCGGCTCACTCAGGCGTCGGGCCCCTCAGGAGCCGGGCGGTCAGGAGTCCGGGCCGAGCCCGTGCGCCATCCCCCAGGCGACCGCCTGGGTGCGCCGCGAGACGCCGATCTTGCGGTAGCCCGACCGGATGTAGGTCTTGACCGAGTTGATCGAGAGGTAGAGCGCCGTCGCGATCTCGGTGTTGGTCAGGCCCCGCGTGATCAGCCCGAGGATCTCGGCCTCGCGCGGGGTCAGCTCGCGCTCGTCGCCGCGCAGGTCGTCCAGGTCCTCCAGCGGGCTCCGCTCGTCGACCGCGACCGCCTCGATCGCCGCGACCAGCTCGGCCGCGGTCAGCACCCGCGGCACCCGGGGCCCGACCCCGGAGTGGCCGTTGCGCTGGGTCCGCGCGTCGTTCCAGGTGTACGCCGAGGAGCGGGCGCCACTGTCGCGCACCAGGTCGCGCAGGGCCCGGCGCGTGGCGTCCGACTGGCCCTCGGGCTCGAAGAGGATCACCTCGGCGGCACGCTCCCCCACGACCCGGACATCGACCACGACGACCTGCTCCGGGTGCCGCTCCAGGAGGGCCCGGAAGCCCGCGACCGCGACCTCGTGGTCGTCGGTGACGACGACGCGGACGGGGCGGGGCGCTGACACGTCGTGAACCTATGGCCGCGGCCGCTCCGGGGCCTCGCGTGTCGCCTCACCCAAACAGGTGGAAGTGGTCGCTGTCGGTCCGGATCGCCATGATGGGGCGGTGTCCAGCACCCTCGCCGACCTCCTCGACCTCGTCGGTCAGCTGCCCGAGGTGGCCCGGACCGACCGGGGCCGCTACCTCCGGCTGGAGGTGGCCACGCGTCCGTTCGGCTACGTCTGGGAGCCGACGCGCACGGTCGGGCTCAAGCAGACGCTCGCCGAGCAGCT includes these proteins:
- a CDS encoding HAD family hydrolase; this translates as MSSHVDTVVLDLDGTLVDSVYVHTLAWKAAFRDVGVDVPAHRIHRGIGMGGDRLVAHLTSDAVEAAVGDTVRDQHARHLDERFHEIVPTDGAVELLAGLRAAGLDVVLASSGGRELTHRLLDLVDGADTLVHEVLTGSDADRSKPSGELVARAVEAGGGRAVVVGDAVWDVAAAHEAGLPCWGLLSGGFSEAELREAGAVAVFASARELADGLDAALADLAATA
- a CDS encoding response regulator transcription factor, whose translation is MPDTHGRIRIAVLNDYEIVVRGVAAALDPFADRIHVVELDSQMPVVSDVDIVLYDTFGQVQGDAVEVEKLRSGDAKLVVFSWNVAPELVEKALARGAAGYLSKGLDAEDLATSIERVCRGEVVVPEGATAADPEAFGRWPGDEHGLSAREAEMIALIVQGLRNQDIAERSYLSINSVKTYIRTAYRKIGVNTRAQAVVWGMGHGFEPDRSRQLEP
- a CDS encoding type 1 glutamine amidotransferase domain-containing protein, whose product is MSDNGMQGRTIAFLVATEGIEQIELTEPWQAVEEAGGTPVLISTETGRVQAFDHLDKGDTFEVDRVVDDVTVEEYDGLVLPGGVANPDVLRTSAPAVDFVRAFVESGKPVAAICHAIWTLVEADAVKGRELTSWPSLQTDIRNAGGSWVDREVVVDGNLVTSRNPDDLPAFNREFAALVARGAGDASA
- a CDS encoding methyltransferase, with translation MTTRTDDAVPARETLPFGPLEIAFDSRLLRPRAWTAAQSSWVAELLPGAPAGPVLELCSGAGHIGLLAVLDADRDLVCVDVNPAAAERTRENALAAGLGDRVETRCAPIASALHEDERFAAVVADPPWVPAAETGRFPEDPLLAIDGGVDGLTVARECVAAIGRHLLTGGSAVLQLGTTAQVAQLEHLVAAYDGLGVVEVRTFERGVLARLTR
- a CDS encoding CDGSH iron-sulfur domain-containing protein; this encodes MSGPTGHPDVVLCPGGPMLLRGDHVIEDADGVRHATTRPVSAVCRCHRSSTKPWCDGSHKLLPENLRPR
- a CDS encoding iron-containing redox enzyme family protein, with amino-acid sequence MLTPAARGALSGAVLEVLTGAAAPGSLGRPTASDREDAALTLWVLHELHYRGFEDVDDALEWSPELLAVRADLERDLEAELRRRFAAAHAGDGLPGEDAGGSGDADLADGFFGFVADHDGPSLARFVQRDADADQVRELLRLRSIYHLKESDPTAWVLPRLPGSTQAALMELMFDEYGAGDPSRHHAGLFARGLAASGLEAAYGAYADEAPYEILEQNNAMTMFGLQRRLRGAALGHLAAFEVTSSGPSARLVQGLDRLGFPAEMSGYYREHVEADAVHEQLAVRTICGSLVADDPALLPDVFFGAYTCLDLEDRLADTLLARWQVEHRAAVA
- a CDS encoding LuxR C-terminal-related transcriptional regulator, translated to MSAPRPVRVVVTDDHEVAVAGFRALLERHPEQVVVVDVRVVGERAAEVILFEPEGQSDATRRALRDLVRDSGARSSAYTWNDARTQRNGHSGVGPRVPRVLTAAELVAAIEAVAVDERSPLEDLDDLRGDERELTPREAEILGLITRGLTNTEIATALYLSINSVKTYIRSGYRKIGVSRRTQAVAWGMAHGLGPDS